One Streptomyces sp. SAI-135 DNA segment encodes these proteins:
- a CDS encoding TetR/AcrR family transcriptional regulator, with product MATQDTARRVTRRRVRTRANLLDAAFAVFAAKGFGRVSIEEVCEAAGYSRGAFYSNFDSLDELFFALYQQRADLIADQVSGALALDGPGLDVPAAVDRVTEVLLLDRDWLLVKTDFLVHAARAPEVARTLLEHRARLRRAIADRLARARGHAELPAVLGDVEGAAHAVVAAYDGVTVQLLLDADLERARVWLKQLLTALLTDGSDTTA from the coding sequence ATGGCGACACAGGACACGGCCAGGCGCGTGACCAGGCGCCGGGTCCGCACCCGTGCCAACCTCCTGGACGCAGCCTTCGCCGTGTTCGCCGCCAAGGGCTTCGGACGGGTGTCGATCGAGGAGGTCTGCGAGGCCGCCGGATACAGCCGAGGGGCCTTCTACTCGAACTTCGACAGCCTCGACGAGCTCTTCTTCGCCCTCTACCAGCAGCGCGCCGACCTGATCGCGGACCAGGTCTCCGGAGCCCTCGCCCTCGACGGACCGGGACTCGACGTGCCGGCCGCCGTCGACCGGGTCACCGAGGTGCTGCTCCTGGACCGCGACTGGCTGCTGGTGAAGACCGACTTCCTGGTGCACGCCGCCCGCGCTCCCGAGGTCGCCCGCACCCTGCTCGAACACCGGGCGAGGCTCCGGCGCGCGATCGCCGACCGGCTGGCACGCGCGCGTGGACACGCCGAACTGCCCGCCGTCCTGGGCGACGTCGAGGGTGCAGCCCACGCCGTGGTCGCCGCCTACGACGGGGTCACCGTCCAACTGCTGCTGGACGCGGACCTGGAGCGGGC
- a CDS encoding alpha-ketoglutarate-dependent dioxygenase AlkB, whose amino-acid sequence MTAHLQGSLFDQTDQLRLGPLDGIRRTVLAHGAWIDVLPGWLRGSDALFEQLATEVPWRAERRKMYDHVVAVPRLLAFYGADDALPHPVLDEAREALTAHYADELGEPFTTAGLCYYRDGRDSVAWHGDRVGRGASQDTMVAIVSVGAPRDLLLRPARGGGETLRRPLGHGDLIVMGGSCQRTWEHAVPKSSRATGPRISIQFRPHGVR is encoded by the coding sequence ATGACCGCGCACCTCCAGGGCTCCCTCTTCGACCAGACCGACCAGCTCCGGCTCGGCCCGCTCGACGGAATCCGCCGTACCGTGCTCGCCCACGGCGCCTGGATCGACGTGCTGCCCGGCTGGCTGCGCGGCTCCGACGCCCTGTTCGAACAGCTCGCCACCGAGGTGCCGTGGCGCGCGGAGCGCCGCAAGATGTACGACCACGTCGTCGCCGTACCGCGACTCCTGGCCTTCTACGGTGCGGACGACGCCCTGCCCCACCCCGTGCTGGACGAGGCCCGGGAGGCACTCACCGCGCACTACGCCGACGAGCTCGGCGAGCCGTTCACCACCGCCGGGCTCTGCTACTACCGCGACGGCCGGGACAGCGTCGCCTGGCACGGCGACCGGGTCGGGCGCGGGGCGAGTCAGGACACCATGGTCGCCATCGTCTCCGTGGGGGCCCCGCGCGACCTGCTGCTGCGGCCGGCACGGGGTGGCGGCGAGACGCTGCGACGGCCGCTGGGCCACGGCGACCTGATCGTGATGGGCGGCTCCTGCCAGCGCACCTGGGAGCACGCCGTACCGAAGTCCTCGCGCGCGACGGGACCGCGCATCAGCATCCAGTTCCGCCCGCACGGCGTGCGCTGA